The Saprospiraceae bacterium genome includes a window with the following:
- a CDS encoding FecR domain-containing protein — MSNKDLHNFQNELIENDSFIRWVKSEFEEDDDKWSAFIDEHPEEENEINKAITFVRNLEFKDDLAFRQKDVWDRIASSTNLSTSSEATIKPLFGNKFKIISLLAAACMLLVLVYRIGIHTETEVKTEYAQQLTESLPDGSSVILSPDSKISYNAKAWNKVRAIELEGTAFFEVKKGSTFTVNTSQGNVTVLGTSFSVTSRNKTFEVICKTGKVAVKLNKKDGKESILLPGDMVVLKSDSLAFDDGSDERPNTVSWLDGIYTFESQPLSEVVSELQRQFNVSVNISDGLSKLPYTGFFRKNDLNEALYSVTWPLGLTYTIEKNGTVTISK, encoded by the coding sequence ATGAGTAATAAAGATTTACATAATTTTCAAAATGAACTTATTGAAAATGATTCATTTATAAGATGGGTCAAATCAGAGTTTGAAGAGGATGACGATAAATGGTCTGCCTTTATTGATGAACACCCCGAAGAGGAAAACGAAATCAATAAGGCTATTACTTTTGTCAGAAACCTTGAGTTTAAAGACGACCTGGCATTCAGGCAAAAGGATGTTTGGGATAGAATAGCATCTTCAACGAATTTAAGTACTTCGTCCGAAGCAACTATAAAACCATTATTTGGAAACAAGTTTAAAATTATATCACTACTTGCGGCAGCATGCATGCTTTTAGTATTGGTATACAGAATTGGTATTCATACTGAAACGGAAGTAAAAACCGAGTATGCGCAGCAGCTTACGGAATCATTACCTGATGGGTCAAGTGTCATACTTAGTCCTGATTCAAAAATCAGCTATAATGCCAAAGCATGGAACAAAGTCAGAGCAATTGAGCTTGAAGGAACTGCGTTTTTTGAAGTGAAAAAAGGATCTACGTTTACAGTTAATACATCTCAGGGAAATGTTACAGTTCTTGGTACAAGCTTTAGTGTGACTTCAAGAAATAAAACATTTGAAGTAATTTGTAAAACCGGAAAAGTTGCAGTCAAACTCAATAAAAAGGATGGGAAGGAATCAATCCTTCTTCCGGGAGATATGGTTGTTTTGAAGTCGGATTCACTTGCATTTGATGACGGATCAGATGAAAGACCTAATACTGTCTCCTGGCTTGACGGCATATATACATTTGAATCACAGCCACTTTCAGAAGTTGTAAGCGAGCTACAAAGACAATTCAATGTTTCTGTAAATATAAGCGATGGATTGTCAAAATTACCTTATACCGGCTTCTTTAGAAAAAATGATTTAAATGAAGCGTTATATTCAGTGACCTGGCCACTTGGTCTTACATATACAATTGAAAAAAATGGAACTGTGACCATTTCTAAATAG
- a CDS encoding sigma-70 family RNA polymerase sigma factor codes for MNDLQLWQKLRSGDQAAFKIIYDTHARGLATYARKFTDNVELIEDSIHDLFVSIWQKREGLSDTDSIIRYMCVALRREIIRRISKSNQVSSFDYAENKEIDFALSVEDMMIHDEVDKDKKERLQEAFKELSSRQREAIFLKYYQEMSYEQICEVMDINYQSVRNLISKGIIELKRIIGLIIILLSLNL; via the coding sequence ATGAATGACTTGCAATTGTGGCAAAAACTCAGATCCGGTGATCAGGCAGCCTTCAAAATCATTTATGACACACATGCACGTGGGCTTGCTACATATGCCAGAAAGTTTACAGATAATGTTGAGCTGATTGAAGATAGTATCCATGATTTATTTGTATCTATATGGCAAAAGAGGGAAGGGCTGAGTGATACTGATTCTATCATCCGGTATATGTGTGTGGCTCTGAGGAGGGAAATCATACGTCGCATTTCTAAGTCTAATCAGGTGTCATCTTTTGATTATGCAGAAAATAAAGAGATCGATTTTGCATTGTCTGTTGAAGATATGATGATCCATGATGAAGTAGATAAAGACAAGAAGGAAAGACTTCAGGAAGCATTCAAGGAATTGAGCAGCCGACAAAGAGAAGCGATATTTCTGAAATACTATCAGGAAATGTCTTACGAACAGATTTGTGAAGTCATGGATATCAATTATCAGTCTGTAAGAAATTTGATTTCGAAAGGGATCATTGAGTTGAAAAGGATCATCGGGTTGATTATCATTCTGTTATCTTTAAATTTATAA
- the yajC gene encoding preprotein translocase subunit YajC has translation MTLYFVLQAAGASAFSWIFPVLMLAFFYFFFIAPQMKKQKEQTKFSSELKKGDEVVTASGIIGQINKIEDNSITLELDSKTFIRVVPSAISKEMTDQYKGKAK, from the coding sequence ATGACACTTTATTTTGTTCTTCAGGCTGCAGGTGCTAGTGCTTTCAGCTGGATCTTCCCAGTCTTAATGCTCGCATTTTTTTATTTCTTCTTTATTGCTCCCCAAATGAAAAAGCAAAAAGAACAAACTAAATTTTCTTCAGAACTCAAAAAAGGAGATGAAGTAGTCACTGCCAGCGGGATAATAGGACAGATCAACAAGATTGAAGACAATTCAATAACTCTGGAACTGGATAGCAAAACATTCATCAGAGTAGTCCCAAGTGCGATATCAAAGGAAATGACAGATCAGTACAAAGGGAAAGCAAAATAG